The Flavobacterium praedii genome window below encodes:
- a CDS encoding HesA/MoeB/ThiF family protein, producing the protein MSKIQDYLRYNRQMMLPEIGDEGQEKLKKAKVLVIGAGGLGCPILQYIATAGVGTIGIIDFDKIEIHNLHRQILYTENQVGQGKSLTAKKTLELLNPLISVLTFEEKLTSENAAQILQDFDCIVDGSDNFATRYLVNDTCVALGRPLVYGSILKFEGQLAVFNHIGSKNLRDLFPEPPNPKDVPNCNMNGVLGTLPGIIGTMMAHETLKLIMDLPTMKNELILFSTLDWGFKKLKF; encoded by the coding sequence ATGAGTAAAATTCAAGATTATTTAAGATACAATCGCCAAATGATGTTACCAGAAATAGGCGACGAAGGGCAAGAAAAATTAAAAAAAGCTAAAGTTTTAGTCATCGGCGCTGGCGGATTGGGTTGTCCAATATTGCAGTACATTGCTACTGCTGGTGTGGGTACAATTGGAATCATTGATTTTGACAAAATTGAGATTCATAACTTACACCGCCAAATTTTATATACTGAAAATCAAGTAGGACAAGGAAAATCTTTAACAGCAAAAAAGACTTTAGAATTATTGAATCCTTTGATTTCTGTTCTCACATTCGAAGAAAAATTGACCTCAGAAAATGCCGCGCAAATTTTGCAGGATTTTGATTGTATTGTCGATGGCTCCGATAATTTTGCAACCCGTTATTTGGTTAACGACACTTGTGTGGCTTTAGGAAGACCATTGGTTTACGGAAGTATCTTGAAATTTGAAGGACAATTGGCTGTTTTTAACCATATCGGGAGTAAAAATCTTAGGGATTTGTTTCCGGAACCACCGAATCCGAAAGACGTACCCAATTGCAACATGAATGGTGTATTGGGGACATTACCTGGAATAATCGGTACCATGATGGCTCACGAGACCTTGAAACTAATAATGGATTTACCTACTATGAAAAATGAATTGATATTGTTCAGTACTTTGGATTGGGGTTTTAAGAAGCTTAAATTTTAG
- the aat gene encoding leucyl/phenylalanyl-tRNA--protein transferase, which translates to MYYLTQDLFFPPVSFADSDGILAVGGDLSPERLQLAYKSGIFPWFNAGEPIIWWSPNPRMVLFLDELIVSKSMRNMLNRNIFTVTFNQNFRDVISNCQQVKRDGQTGTWITNEMIDAYCKLHELGIAKSIEVWQNEVLVGGLYGVDLGHVFCGESMFSLVSNASKVAFIALVNQLKKDNYQLLDCQVYNEHLESLGCREIERDAFMTLLKQK; encoded by the coding sequence ATGTATTATTTAACCCAAGATTTGTTTTTTCCTCCTGTTTCCTTTGCTGATAGCGATGGAATTCTTGCTGTTGGTGGTGATTTGTCTCCAGAACGTTTGCAACTCGCATACAAAAGTGGAATTTTTCCTTGGTTCAATGCTGGGGAACCCATTATTTGGTGGTCACCCAATCCTAGAATGGTTTTGTTCTTAGATGAACTTATTGTTTCTAAAAGTATGAGAAACATGCTGAACAGAAATATTTTTACGGTTACATTTAATCAAAATTTCAGGGATGTTATTTCTAATTGCCAACAAGTAAAGCGCGATGGTCAAACAGGAACATGGATTACCAATGAAATGATTGATGCTTATTGCAAACTTCACGAATTGGGAATCGCAAAATCAATTGAGGTTTGGCAAAATGAGGTGTTGGTTGGTGGATTATATGGAGTAGATTTAGGTCATGTTTTTTGTGGAGAAAGTATGTTTTCGTTGGTCTCCAATGCTTCTAAAGTGGCTTTTATTGCCTTGGTAAATCAACTCAAAAAAGACAATTATCAATTATTGGATTGTCAAGTGTATAATGAACATCTTGAAAGTTTGGGCTGTAGAGAAATAGAACGAGATGCTTTTATGACACTTTTGAAACAAAAGTAA
- a CDS encoding DUF3127 domain-containing protein: protein MEVTGKIKVISAEQQISASFKKRELVVTTDEQYPQSIMIEFTQDKTDLLNNYNIGENVKVSINLGGREWVNPQGETKYFNSIKGWRIERVATDAPAQQAPPMPAAATFAPATNLNEEEADDLPF, encoded by the coding sequence ATGGAAGTTACAGGAAAAATTAAAGTGATTAGTGCAGAACAACAAATTAGTGCGTCATTCAAAAAAAGAGAACTAGTTGTTACTACTGATGAACAATATCCTCAATCTATAATGATTGAATTTACTCAAGACAAAACGGACTTGTTGAACAATTATAATATTGGTGAAAATGTAAAAGTTTCTATCAATTTAGGTGGAAGAGAATGGGTTAATCCACAAGGAGAAACCAAATATTTCAATAGCATTAAAGGATGGAGAATCGAAAGAGTAGCTACTGATGCACCTGCTCAACAAGCTCCTCCAATGCCTGCAGCTGCTACATTTGCACCAGCAACTAATTTGAATGAAGAAGAAGCAGACGATTTGCCATTCTAA
- a CDS encoding flavin reductase family protein, with translation MISIDPKSIDTVTLQGYLQSSVGPRPIAFASTLGVNGIPNLSPFSFFNVFSANPPILIFSPARRVRDNTVKHTLINAVATGEVVINVVNYDMVQQTSLASTEYAEGVDEFLKSGFTAIPSDIVKPYRVKESPVQFECKVTQIIPLGTEGGAGNLILCEVVRMHISETILNEKGAIDQHKIDLVSRLGANWYSRSNQGLFEVPKPLTTLGIGVDSIPDFIKNSPVFDGNDLGMLGNIEALPTSEEVSIFVNQNFAVKAVLSSDDVEKVHLEAKRFLLNNDVLSSWKLLLAKK, from the coding sequence ATGATTAGTATTGATCCAAAAAGCATAGACACTGTCACATTACAAGGGTATTTACAAAGTTCAGTAGGGCCTAGGCCAATTGCTTTTGCCAGTACTTTAGGGGTAAATGGGATTCCTAATTTGTCTCCTTTTAGTTTTTTTAATGTATTCAGTGCCAATCCACCCATACTTATTTTTTCACCCGCCCGTCGTGTCAGGGACAATACGGTTAAGCATACTTTAATAAATGCTGTAGCTACTGGTGAAGTGGTTATTAATGTTGTTAATTACGACATGGTGCAACAAACCTCCTTGGCCAGTACCGAATACGCTGAAGGTGTAGATGAATTTTTAAAATCTGGGTTTACTGCTATTCCTTCGGATATTGTCAAACCGTATAGAGTTAAAGAATCCCCAGTTCAATTCGAATGTAAGGTGACCCAAATTATTCCGTTAGGAACCGAAGGTGGTGCCGGAAATTTAATCTTATGTGAAGTGGTGCGTATGCATATAAGTGAAACGATTCTTAATGAAAAAGGGGCTATAGATCAACATAAAATTGATTTGGTTTCTAGATTAGGCGCGAATTGGTATTCGAGATCCAATCAGGGTTTATTTGAAGTGCCAAAGCCACTGACAACGCTTGGAATAGGAGTAGATTCAATTCCTGATTTTATCAAAAACAGTCCCGTTTTTGATGGGAATGATTTAGGAATGTTGGGTAATATTGAAGCCTTGCCTACTAGTGAAGAAGTTAGTATATTTGTAAATCAAAATTTTGCTGTAAAGGCAGTTTTGAGTTCAGATGATGTCGAAAAAGTACATTTAGAAGCCAAAAGGTTTCTTTTGAATAACGATGTGCTTTCGTCTTGGAAATTGCTTTTAGCAAAAAAATAA
- a CDS encoding sensor histidine kinase, translated as MNFTQNSNPIRWIIIIISFLIISIILWNTYTFFQIFKNEERIKMNLWATAQKTLINAEENTEVDLPLQIFNNNTTIPLILTENDSIINYVNIDEEIIKDKTSALEYLNELKKENEPIKIIYAPGKFQKLYYGDSSLIDKLKYYPIALSLIIVLCGILIYNFYLSHKVASQNKLWAGMAKETAHQIGTPLSSLIGWLEILKMENIDESITFEIEKDIERLQTITDRFSKIGSEPKLELKDVVELTSESYNYLISRLSNQIEFSFKAPSKPIPILLNPTLHSWTIENLVKNSVDAMKGRGKLQLEIEEDSHYVKIKVTDTGGGIPKKEFQRIFETGFTTKKRGWGLGLSLTKRIVEEYHKGTIKVLQSEIGKGTTMQISLKKT; from the coding sequence ATGAATTTTACTCAGAACAGCAACCCTATTCGTTGGATTATAATTATTATTTCGTTTTTGATAATTTCTATTATTCTTTGGAATACGTATACTTTTTTTCAAATATTCAAAAATGAGGAACGTATAAAAATGAATCTTTGGGCAACTGCTCAGAAGACTTTAATCAATGCGGAAGAGAATACCGAAGTTGATCTGCCATTGCAAATTTTCAACAACAACACTACCATACCCTTAATTTTAACAGAGAACGATAGTATTATAAATTATGTCAATATTGATGAGGAAATCATTAAAGACAAAACAAGTGCATTAGAATATTTGAATGAATTAAAGAAAGAAAATGAACCGATAAAGATTATTTACGCGCCAGGCAAATTTCAAAAATTATATTATGGAGATTCCTCCTTGATAGACAAACTCAAATATTATCCAATTGCGTTATCCCTAATTATTGTTCTCTGTGGCATATTAATTTACAATTTCTATCTCAGCCATAAAGTTGCATCACAAAATAAATTATGGGCAGGAATGGCCAAAGAAACAGCGCATCAAATTGGCACACCCCTTTCTTCTTTGATTGGATGGTTAGAGATCTTAAAAATGGAAAATATAGACGAATCCATAACTTTTGAAATTGAAAAAGATATCGAACGCCTGCAAACCATTACAGATCGATTTTCAAAAATTGGTTCAGAACCTAAACTAGAATTGAAGGATGTAGTAGAACTAACGAGCGAGTCCTATAATTATTTAATTTCAAGGCTTTCCAATCAAATTGAATTTAGTTTTAAGGCACCTTCAAAACCGATACCCATTTTATTAAACCCAACTTTGCATAGTTGGACCATAGAAAATCTAGTCAAAAATTCAGTAGATGCTATGAAAGGGAGAGGTAAATTACAATTAGAAATAGAAGAAGACAGTCATTATGTAAAAATAAAGGTAACCGACACTGGTGGTGGCATCCCAAAAAAGGAATTTCAGCGTATTTTTGAAACAGGTTTTACAACCAAAAAAAGAGGTTGGGGATTGGGACTTTCATTAACCAAAAGAATTGTAGAAGAATATCACAAAGGCACGATTAAAGTACTTCAATCCGAGATTGGTAAAGGTACTACAATGCAAATTAGCCTAAAGAAAACATAA